From Homalodisca vitripennis isolate AUS2020 chromosome 1, UT_GWSS_2.1, whole genome shotgun sequence, the proteins below share one genomic window:
- the LOC124353025 gene encoding actin-interacting protein 1 produces MSYSNQYIYATLPRTARGQPIVLGGDPKGKNFLYTNGNSVIIRNIENPAISDVYTEHSCAVNVAKYSPSGFYIASGDQSGKVRIWDTVNKEHLLKNEFQPIGGPIKDISWSMDNQRMVVVGEGRERFGHVFMSETGTSVGEISGQSKPINSCDFRPARPFRIVTGSEDNTIGVFEGPPFKFKMTKQEHTRFVQAVRYSPNGSHFASGGFDGKVFIYDGTSADLVGEVGSPAHKGGVYGVAWKPDGTQLLTASGDKTCKLWDVETRSVVSEFVMGSQVEDQQVSCLWQGQYLLTVSLSGFISYLDVNNPDKPIRVIKGHNKPITVLTLSPDRSTIYTGSHDGYITAWAAKTGETERIAGAGHGNQINSMRTVNGLMYTCGIDDSVKQVDTVSQAYTSVEVKLGSQPRGMDLHGDIIVAATIKEICVLQNNRKVSSIPVSYEPSCVSIGGDKPFVAVGGTVDNKVHIYQLSGTTLSEWKECEHLGSVTDCSFSPNGEYLVACDVNRKVILYKVPEFELAHNKEWGFHNARVNCVAWSPNSQQVASGSLDTTIIIWSVAFPSKHTIIKNAHPQSQITQLAWVDDQTLVSVGQDCNTKVWNIAPVQ; encoded by the exons aatatatCTACGCTACCTTGCCACGGACGGCCAGGGGCCAGCCGATTGTACTCGGTGGAGATCCGAAAGGGAAGAACTTTCTTTACACTAATGGAAATAGTGTCATCATTCGTAACATCGAA AATCCAGCCATATCCGATGTTTACACCGAACATTCCTGTGCTGTAAATGTTGCAAAATACTCTCCTAGTGGTTTCTACATTGCTTCTGGTG ATCAGTCAGGAAAAGTGAGAATTTGGGACACTGTCAACAAAGAGCATCTTTTGAAAAATGAGTTTCAACCAATTGGAGGACCAATCAAGGATATTTCCTGGTCAATGGATAACCAAAGAATGGTTGTTGTTGGAGAGGGTAGAGAAAG GTTTGGACATGTCTTCATGTCAGAGACTGGTACTTCGGTTGGAGAGATCTCGGGCCAATCTAAACCAATCAATTCGTGCGATTTCCGTCCAGCGAGACCATTCAGGATTGTCACGGGTAGTGAGGACAACACTATCGGTGTTTTTGAGGGTCCTCCATTTAAGTTCAAAATGACCAAACAG GAACATACAAGATTTGTCCAGGCTGTTCGTTATTCCCCCAATGGCAGCCATTTTGCTTCGGGTGGTTTCGATGGAAAAGTCTTCATCTACGATGGAACGTCTGCCGATTTGGTGGGTGAGGTTGGCAGCCCTGCACACAAAGGAGGAGTTTATGGG GTTGCTTGGAAACCGGATGGCACTCAGCTGTTGACAGCATCAGGAGACAAAACGTGCAAGCTGTGGGACGTGGAGACACGATCTGTCGTCAGTGAGTTTGTTATGGGGTCTCAGGTGGAGGATCAACAG GTATCCTGTCTGTGGCAAGGTCAGTACCTCCTGACTGTATCACTCAGTGGTTTCATCTCTTACTTGGATGTGAATAACCCGGACAAACCCATACGAGTCATCAAG GGTCATAACAAACCAATCACAGTTTTGACGCTGAGTCCAGATCGCAGCACCATCTACACTGGCTCCCATGATGGTTACATAACTGCGTGGGCTGCTAAAACTG GTGAGACAGAGAGGATAGCTGGGGCAGGCCACGGTAACCAGATCAACAGTATGCGGACAGTGAACGGCCTGATGTACACATGCGGGATAGATGATAGTGTGAAGCAGGTGGACACAGTGAGTCAAGCATACACCAGCGTCGAGGTGAAGCTGGGCTCACAGCCGAGGGGAATGGACTTGCACGGTGATATCATCGTAGCGGCCACCATTAAGGAG ATTTGTGTGCTGCAAAACAATAGAAAAGTTTCCAGCATCCCTGTTAGTTACGAACCGTCCTGCGTATCCATTGGAGGAGACAAACCCTTTGTGGCCGTCGGTGGCACTGTCGATAACAAG GTACACATATACCAGTTGTCGGGGACGACCCTGAGTGAGTGGAAGGAGTGTGAACACTTGGGTTCGGTGACGGACTGCAGCTTCTCACCCAACGGAGAGTATCTGGTGGCATGCGATGTCAACCGGAAGGTCATCCTCTACAAGGTTCCTGAGTTTGAG TTGGCACACAACAAGGAGTGGGGCTTTCACAATGCGAGGGTGAACTGTGTGGCCTGGTCACCTAACTCACAGCAAGTCGCCAGCGGTAGTCTCGATACCACCATCATCATCTGGAGTGTGGCCTTCCCCAGCAAACACACCATCATCAAGA ATGCTCACCCACAGAGTCAGATCACTCAGCTGGCGTGGGTAGATGACCAAACACTTGTCTCCGTCGGCCAAGACTGTAACACCAAAGTGTGGAATATCGCTCCTGTCCAGTAA